The genomic interval GTTGCTTCGTCACCCTGATGTTGCGAAGTTGAAGGAAGTACTTCTGGTGCTCAGGAAGTTCGCGTTGGTCCAGAAGATTCTGGTGGTCACTGGGGCATTGGAGGAACGCAGTGCTTTGCTGCAAGCAGGAGCAAATGAAGTGCTCTCTGGACACACCACAACAAGAGCATTCACAGCTTGCCTGCAGGCGTTATTGCACAGCACCGAAACGCACCACAAAATGGTGCGTGGCCCGATGACCATCCTGTACATCCGTAGGGTGGTGATCCTGAACGGACTGCGCATCCCACTGGAGGAGAAGGAAATGGAAGTTCTGTTCCATTTGGCGTTGAATCCTGGGGTGCTGTACACCCGTGAGCGCATCATGCAGGATTTGTGGGGTGAGATGCACCCAAGGAACCAGAGGAAAGTGGATTCGGTGGTGTTCATGTTGAGGCGGAAATTGGGCAACCACTTCATCGAAGGGGTTCGTGGACAGGGTTATATTTTTAGGGTGTAGGTGCATGAAACAACATCACTTTCTTGATTTGGAGCACATTCGACATATTTTTAAGGACCTGAAACACCAAAACAATTTCAAAAAACGGGATTGTTGGCTGAAATTCAATTTTGGAAACCTCTTTGGAGAAACAAGTCCTCTTTCACGTCAGATCAGCCATCGGAATTCATCATTCTTGAATCTGAAATGCCTTGCTGCAGGCCACGCCCAGACATCTTGGCCTATGGCTGCAGGGGGATGAAAGTGTGACTGCTTCCCCTACTTCTCAAGTCAACACCCGCACAAGACAACTGCATTTGTTGGACTGCTCTAGTTTAGAGACGGCCCTCGGTACCTTGAGTTGCGGACTGCAAATTCCACAGGGTTTCCTGGAAGACATCCTGATGGACATTCCCCCAAAAAAAATTCACTCCAGAAAAAGCCTGAAGGTTTCCCCACCCGATGAAGCATTGTGGAGTGCACTCCAGAGAAAGTACCCGATTCGTCCGTGGAGTCAAGGCACCTGCTGGTTTC from Deinococcus misasensis DSM 22328 carries:
- a CDS encoding winged helix-turn-helix transcriptional regulator, whose protein sequence is MKTRFVGAELTIRILVYDMQPHKMGPIPERLLNHLSAPPYMVSVTEREALAFKYAPLMDVLLLRHPDVAKLKEVLLVLRKFALVQKILVVTGALEERSALLQAGANEVLSGHTTTRAFTACLQALLHSTETHHKMVRGPMTILYIRRVVILNGLRIPLEEKEMEVLFHLALNPGVLYTRERIMQDLWGEMHPRNQRKVDSVVFMLRRKLGNHFIEGVRGQGYIFRV